Genomic DNA from Paracoccus aminophilus JCM 7686:
TCACGATTTTTTCGGATGATTCTCGTGCAGGGAAGGCGCAAGCTTAGCCGGTGCGCACGAGACCTCTCGGGGCCTTTCGGGGCTGCGAGACGGTAGAACCATCTCGCGCCGCTTGGTTTTGCGCCTCTCTTGACTGCGATAACCCTCGGAAATCGGAGAAAGATCATGAGCGATCACGGTAGCCCTTGCTGGTACGAGTTGACCACGCCGACCGGGCGGCTTGATGCCACCTGCGCCTTTTATGGCAAGGTTTTCGGCTGGACGGTGCAAAGCGCCGGGATGGAGGGGTTCGATTATCGGCTGGCGGGCGATGCGCGCGGCATGGTTGCTGGGCTGATGGCCCTGCCGCCCGAGGAGGTGCCGCCGCATTGGAAGATCTATTTCACCGTCGAAAGCGCCGATCAGGCGGCGGCCGAGATCTCGGCTGCGGGCGGGCGCGTGTTGCAAGAGCCTGCCGATATTCCCGGCACCGGGCGTTTCGCGGTGGTCAGCGATCCGGCGGGCGCGGTTTTCGGCCTGTTGCAGCCTTTGGAAATGACGGCAGAGGCGGCGGCGAAGTTCCAACCGGCCTTTGACCAGAAATCCACCGGGCGCGGCAATTGGCACGAGCTGATGGCTCCGCAGCCCGAGGCTGAGTTGTCCTTCTACGCCAAGCTCTTCGGCTGGGAAAAGTCGCGGGCGGTCGAGATGGGCGAGGATCGCGGCATCTATCAGCTCTTCAGCCACAAGGGCGCGGATATCGGCGGCATGATGGATCTCGGGGGCGCGCCCGCCCCGCATTGGCTCGCCTATTTCGGGGTGGACGGCATCGATTCGGCGATGTCGCGGGTCTCGGACGCGGGCGGAAAGATCCTCTTTGGGCCGATGGAGGTCCCCGGCGGCGCCTGGGTTGCGGGCTGCACCGATCCCGAAGGCGCGGCTTTCGCCATTGTCGGTCCCAAGGGCTAAGGGCGGGCGCTCACCTGTTCCGCTCGGACAGGCGCGGGACGGTTGGCGGGCGGCGAAACCGCATCTTCTCTTGGACTTTCCGGCGGGTTTCGCTATCCCCTAACCCAGATTTACGGGTGATTGACCGATGAGCATGGACAAGAGTTTCGACGCGACCACTGCCGAGGCGCGGATCGCGAAAGAGTGGGAGGCGAGCGACGCCTTCGCCGCGGGCGCCAACGCCAAGCCGGGGGCCGAGAGCTTCTCGGTCGTCATTCCGCCGCCGAACGTAACCGGCAGCCTCCATATCGGCCATGCGCTGAACAACACGCTGCAGGATATTCTGGTGCGCTGGCACCGGATGCGCGGCTTCGACACGCTTTGGCAGCCCGGTCAGGACCATGCCGGGATCGCGACCCAGATGGTCGTCGAGCGCCAGATGGCCGAGCGTCAGGAACCGAACCGCCGCGACATCGGCCGCGAGGCCTTTGTCCAGAAGATCTGGGCCTGGAAGCAGGAATCGGGCGGCACGATCATCAATCAGCTGAAGCGTTTGGGCGCGTCTTGCGACTGGTCGCGCAATGCCTTCACCATGTCGGGCGCGCCGGGTGCGCCTGCGGGCGAAGAGGGCAATTTCCACGAAGCCGTGCTGAAAGTCTTTGTCGATATGTATGACAAGGGCCTGATCTATCGCGGCAAGCGTCTGGTCAACTGGGACCCCCATTTCGAGACCGCGATTTCCGATCTCGAGGTCGAGAACCGCGAAGTCCCGGGCCATATGTGGCATTTCAAATACCCGCTGGCCGGTGGCGAGACCTATGAATATGTCGAGCGCGACGCGGACGGCAACGTCACCCTGCGCGAGACCCGCGATTACATTTCGATCGCGACGACCCGGCCCGAAACCATGCTGGGCGATGGCGCGGTTGCGGTCCATACCGATGACGCGCGCTATGCGCCCATCGTCGGCAAGCTGGTCGAGATCCCGGTCGGCCCCAAGGAACTCCGCCGCCTGATCCCGATCATCACCGATGAATATCCCGATCCGAATTTCGGCTCGGGCGCGGTCAAGATCACGGGCGCGCATGACTTCAACGACTATGGCGTCGCGCAGCGCAACGGCATCCCGCTTTATGCGCTTTTGGACACCAAGGGCGCGCTGCGCACCGATGGGCTGAGCTATGCCGAAAGCGCCGAAATCGCCAGCCGCGCGGCGCGCGGCGAAGATGTCGGCGATGTCTCGAACGTCAACCTCGTGCCCGAAGAATTGCGCGGGCTTGACCGCTATGAGGCCCGCGAGCGCGTGATCGAGGCGATCACCGCGGAAGGTCTCGCGGTCACCTATCTGCACAAGGAAATCGAGAAAGAGACCGGGGCCGAGCATCTCGAACGCCGCCCGCTGGTCGAGGCGAAGCCGATCATGCAGCCCTTTGGCGACCGCTCGGGCGTCGTGATCGAGCCGATGCTGACCGACCAATGGTTCGTCGATACCGCGAAAATCGTCGGCCCGGCGCTTGATGCGGTGCGCTCGGGCGAGACCCGGATCCTGCCCGAACAGCACGAAAAGGTCTATTTCCACTGGCTCGAAAACATCGAGCCCTGGACGATCTCGCGCCAGCTGTGGTGGGGCCACCAGATCCCGGTCTGGTATGGTTTCGACATGGCTGCGGGCAATTTCAAGGATGATGAGGGCGACGGCGCGCTGGACGAGGTCGAGATCTTCTCGTTGCTGGCCGATGGTCTGGTTCAGCGCGGCGACTTCCACCATGCGGCGGCGAATTTCGCCGATGTCGCCGGGAAGTTCCGCGACGATATCGCCGGTCTGCCCCATCCGTTGCAGATCTCGCGCGTGATCGAAGTGGCTGACCGTGCCGCCGCCGAAGAGGCGTTTGCGGCGGGGCTCGCCGCCTATAATCTCTCGCAAGATCCGACGGTTCTGGTCTATCCGGTCTGGCGCGATCCCGATGTGCTCGACACCTGGTTCTCGTCGGGCCTGTGGCCGATCGGCACGCTTGGCTGGCCGGAAAATACGCCGGAACTCCAGAAATATTTCCCGACCTCGACGCTGGTCACCGGCTTTGACATCATCTTCTTCTGGGTCGCCCGGATGATGATGATGCAGCTCGCCGTTGTCGGCAAAGTCCCGTTCCACACCGTCTATGTCCACGGTCTGGTGCGCGACGAAAAAGGCGCGAAAATGTCGAAGTCGAAGGGCAATGTCATCGACCCGCTGACGCTGATCGACGAATTCGGCGCCGATGCGATGCGCTTCACCCTGACCTCGATGGCCGCGATGGGGCGCGACCCGAAGCTTGGCCCGCGCCATGTCGAGGGCAACCGCAACTTCGTCACCAAGATCTGGAACGCCACCCGTTTCGCCGAAATGAATGGCGTGCGCGGCGGCGGGGCAAAGCCCGAGCCCCAGCATACCGTGAACCGCTGGATC
This window encodes:
- a CDS encoding VOC family protein translates to MSDHGSPCWYELTTPTGRLDATCAFYGKVFGWTVQSAGMEGFDYRLAGDARGMVAGLMALPPEEVPPHWKIYFTVESADQAAAEISAAGGRVLQEPADIPGTGRFAVVSDPAGAVFGLLQPLEMTAEAAAKFQPAFDQKSTGRGNWHELMAPQPEAELSFYAKLFGWEKSRAVEMGEDRGIYQLFSHKGADIGGMMDLGGAPAPHWLAYFGVDGIDSAMSRVSDAGGKILFGPMEVPGGAWVAGCTDPEGAAFAIVGPKG
- a CDS encoding valine--tRNA ligase; its protein translation is MSMDKSFDATTAEARIAKEWEASDAFAAGANAKPGAESFSVVIPPPNVTGSLHIGHALNNTLQDILVRWHRMRGFDTLWQPGQDHAGIATQMVVERQMAERQEPNRRDIGREAFVQKIWAWKQESGGTIINQLKRLGASCDWSRNAFTMSGAPGAPAGEEGNFHEAVLKVFVDMYDKGLIYRGKRLVNWDPHFETAISDLEVENREVPGHMWHFKYPLAGGETYEYVERDADGNVTLRETRDYISIATTRPETMLGDGAVAVHTDDARYAPIVGKLVEIPVGPKELRRLIPIITDEYPDPNFGSGAVKITGAHDFNDYGVAQRNGIPLYALLDTKGALRTDGLSYAESAEIASRAARGEDVGDVSNVNLVPEELRGLDRYEARERVIEAITAEGLAVTYLHKEIEKETGAEHLERRPLVEAKPIMQPFGDRSGVVIEPMLTDQWFVDTAKIVGPALDAVRSGETRILPEQHEKVYFHWLENIEPWTISRQLWWGHQIPVWYGFDMAAGNFKDDEGDGALDEVEIFSLLADGLVQRGDFHHAAANFADVAGKFRDDIAGLPHPLQISRVIEVADRAAAEEAFAAGLAAYNLSQDPTVLVYPVWRDPDVLDTWFSSGLWPIGTLGWPENTPELQKYFPTSTLVTGFDIIFFWVARMMMMQLAVVGKVPFHTVYVHGLVRDEKGAKMSKSKGNVIDPLTLIDEFGADAMRFTLTSMAAMGRDPKLGPRHVEGNRNFVTKIWNATRFAEMNGVRGGGAKPEPQHTVNRWIIGEVARTRLAFDEALTTYRFNDTAQILYAFVWGKVCDWYVEFAKPLFDGEFAEETRATMGWVLDQCFTLLHPIMPFVTEELWALTGDRAKMLVHGDWPVYGAELIDAAADREMNWVISLIESIRSARAQIGVPAGAKLDLVVTEADEAARAALAANGPLVQRMARIETVRDGAMGRGMIAVSVQGASFALPVGDVIDVKAETARLEKAVAKTDKDANGLRNRLGNPKFVENAEPEVIEETREKLVALDDDIARTRAALAQLAAM